The proteins below come from a single Stutzerimonas stutzeri RCH2 genomic window:
- a CDS encoding glutamate-5-semialdehyde dehydrogenase codes for MTESVLDYMTRLGRAAREASRVLARASTAQKNRALQAAAAALDAARDELVRANELDLAGGRANGLDAAMLDRLALTPKVIDGMIEGLRQVATLPDPIGAIRDMRYMPSGIQVGKMRVPLGVVGIIYESRPNVTIDAASLCLKSGNATILRGGSEAIHSNQAIARCIQLGLAEAGLPAAAVQVVETTDRAAVGALISMPEFVDVIVPRGGKGLIERISRDARVPVIKHLDGICHVYIDVAADVDKAIRIADNAKTQRFAPCNTMETLLVHPGIAEQVLPPLAAIYREKSVELRGCPRTRALLGSDVLEASEEDWSTEYNAPILSIRLVDSLDAAIEHINRYGSQHTDAIVTENFTDARRFLTEVDSASVMINASTRFADGFEYGLGAEIGISTDKLHARGPVGLEGLTSEKYVVFGDGHVRT; via the coding sequence ATGACCGAGTCCGTACTCGATTACATGACCCGCCTGGGCCGCGCCGCGCGCGAGGCCTCGCGAGTGCTTGCGCGCGCCAGTACGGCGCAGAAGAACCGCGCCCTGCAGGCCGCCGCCGCAGCGCTCGATGCTGCCCGCGACGAACTGGTGCGGGCCAATGAGCTGGACCTGGCCGGTGGTCGTGCCAATGGTCTGGATGCCGCCATGCTCGACCGCCTGGCGCTGACGCCCAAGGTGATCGACGGCATGATCGAAGGGCTGCGCCAGGTCGCTACCTTGCCGGATCCGATCGGGGCGATTCGCGACATGCGCTACATGCCGTCCGGCATTCAGGTCGGCAAGATGCGGGTGCCACTGGGGGTGGTCGGCATCATCTACGAATCGCGGCCCAACGTGACCATTGATGCCGCCAGCCTGTGTCTGAAGTCGGGCAACGCGACCATCCTGCGTGGCGGATCGGAAGCCATTCATTCCAACCAGGCGATTGCCCGCTGCATCCAGCTCGGCCTGGCCGAGGCCGGTCTGCCGGCCGCCGCCGTGCAGGTCGTGGAAACCACGGACCGTGCCGCGGTCGGCGCGCTGATCAGCATGCCGGAGTTCGTCGATGTGATCGTGCCGCGCGGCGGCAAGGGCCTGATCGAGCGTATCAGCCGCGACGCCCGGGTGCCGGTGATCAAGCATCTGGACGGCATCTGTCATGTCTATATCGACGTGGCAGCAGACGTCGACAAGGCCATCCGCATCGCCGACAACGCCAAGACCCAGCGCTTTGCGCCGTGCAACACCATGGAAACGCTGCTGGTGCATCCGGGCATTGCCGAGCAGGTGCTGCCGCCGCTAGCAGCGATCTATCGCGAGAAGAGCGTGGAGCTACGGGGCTGCCCGCGTACGCGCGCCCTGCTTGGCAGCGATGTGCTGGAGGCGAGCGAAGAGGACTGGTCCACCGAGTACAACGCGCCGATCCTGTCGATTCGCCTGGTCGACTCGCTGGATGCGGCCATCGAACACATCAATCGCTACGGCTCGCAGCATACCGATGCGATCGTTACCGAGAATTTCACTGATGCCCGGCGTTTCCTCACCGAGGTGGATTCTGCGTCGGTGATGATCAACGCCTCGACGCGTTTCGCCGACGGCTTCGAGTACGGCCTGGGTGCCGAGATCGGCATTTCCACCGACAAGCTCCATGCCCGTGGTCCTGTCGGCCTGGAGGGACTGACAAGCGAGAAGTACGTCGTCTTCGGCGACGGTCACGTCCGTACCTGA
- the nadD gene encoding nicotinate-nucleotide adenylyltransferase, producing the protein MSQGSGARRIGILGGTFDPVHIGHLRGALEVAEMFGLDELRLIPNARPPHRDTPNCSAQDRLAMVRLAVLDLPPLCVDARELEREKPSYTIDTLISLRAELGEQDQLLLVVGWDAFCGLPTWHRWEELLDYCHILVLQRPDAGSEAPQVLRDLLAARSVSDPQALSGGSGQIAFVWQTPLEVSATQIRQLLASGKSVRFLVPDAVLAYINAHGLYRASN; encoded by the coding sequence ATGAGCCAAGGCAGCGGCGCCCGGCGCATCGGTATTCTCGGCGGCACCTTCGATCCGGTACACATCGGGCACTTGCGCGGTGCGCTGGAAGTGGCCGAAATGTTCGGTCTCGACGAGCTGCGGCTGATACCCAACGCGCGGCCGCCGCACCGTGACACCCCCAATTGCTCGGCGCAGGATCGCCTGGCGATGGTGCGCCTGGCGGTGCTGGATCTGCCGCCGCTATGCGTGGACGCGCGTGAGCTGGAGCGGGAAAAGCCGTCCTATACCATCGACACGCTGATATCGCTGCGCGCCGAACTGGGCGAGCAAGACCAGTTGTTGCTGGTGGTGGGCTGGGACGCCTTCTGCGGGCTGCCCACCTGGCATCGCTGGGAGGAGCTGCTCGATTACTGCCATATCCTCGTACTGCAGCGGCCGGACGCCGGCAGCGAGGCGCCGCAGGTACTGCGCGATCTGCTTGCCGCGCGCAGCGTGTCCGATCCCCAGGCGCTTAGCGGGGGCAGCGGGCAGATTGCCTTCGTCTGGCAGACACCGTTGGAGGTGTCCGCCACACAGATTCGCCAATTGCTGGCCAGTGGCAAGTCGGTCCGATTCCTGGTTCCCGATGCCGTACTGGCTTATATCAACGCGCACGGACTGTACCGGGCGTCGAACTGA
- the rsfS gene encoding ribosome silencing factor: protein MQTEELVQLAVAALEDLKGQDITTIDVRGKTSVTDYMIIASGSSSRHVKSLVENVLEKVKEQGVRPIGSEGLEGGEWALLDLDDVVVHVMQVPTRQFYDLERLWQGAEQSRAQHTHDAE, encoded by the coding sequence ATGCAAACTGAAGAGTTGGTCCAGCTGGCGGTTGCCGCCCTGGAAGATCTGAAAGGCCAGGACATCACCACCATCGATGTGCGTGGCAAGACCAGCGTCACCGATTACATGATCATCGCCAGTGGCAGTTCCAGCCGGCACGTAAAGTCGCTCGTCGAAAACGTGCTGGAGAAGGTCAAGGAGCAGGGCGTTCGCCCGATTGGCAGCGAAGGCCTGGAGGGGGGCGAGTGGGCACTGCTCGATCTGGACGATGTGGTCGTCCATGTGATGCAGGTGCCGACCCGTCAGTTCTACGACCTGGAACGTCTGTGGCAGGGCGCCGAACAGAGCCGCGCGCAGCACACTCACGACGCGGAGTGA
- the rlmH gene encoding 23S rRNA (pseudouridine(1915)-N(3))-methyltransferase RlmH, translating into MRIKLIAVGSKMPRWVEDGWQEYAKRLPSELPLELHEIALNTRGKNADVARLIRQEGEAMLGKVQPGERIVTLEVHGKPWSTEQLAAEIERWRLDARNVNLMVGGPEGLAPEVCARSEQRWSLSPLTLPHPLVRILIGEQIYRAWTLLSGHPYHK; encoded by the coding sequence GTGCGTATCAAGCTGATCGCGGTCGGCTCGAAGATGCCGCGCTGGGTCGAAGACGGTTGGCAGGAATACGCCAAGCGTCTGCCGTCCGAGCTGCCGCTGGAGCTGCACGAGATTGCGCTCAACACCCGCGGCAAGAACGCCGATGTGGCGCGGTTGATTCGCCAGGAAGGCGAAGCCATGCTGGGCAAGGTCCAGCCGGGCGAGCGCATCGTCACGCTCGAAGTACACGGCAAGCCGTGGAGCACCGAGCAGCTGGCCGCGGAAATCGAGCGCTGGCGGCTCGACGCGCGCAACGTCAATCTCATGGTTGGCGGCCCTGAAGGGCTGGCGCCTGAGGTCTGTGCGCGCAGCGAGCAGCGCTGGTCGCTGTCACCGTTGACCCTGCCGCATCCGCTGGTGCGAATCCTGATCGGCGAACAGATCTACCGCGCCTGGACGCTGTTGTCCGGTCATCCTTACCACAAGTAG
- the mrdA gene encoding penicillin-binding protein 2 has translation MPQPIQLKDHEKDAVLVRRRVVVGLAVVLLLIGVLVARMYYLQVVQFEYHSTLSENNRVHVQPIPPNRGLIFDRQGRVIADNRPSFSLTVTRERAGDWRTVLDAVVEVLELSEEERGLFEKRVLQGRRPFEPVPIMYELSEEQIARIAVNQFRLPGVEVVAQLVRHYPQGAHFAHSVGYVGRINEQEVKQLDPVNYAGTHHIGKTGIEKFYEDELHGQVGYEEVETNARGRVLRVLKRTDPIPGKDITLSLDLDLQEAAEDALGGRRGAIVALLPDTGEVVAMVSQPSFNPNLFVTGISFKDYGELRDSIDRPLYNRVLRGLYPPGSTIKPMMAVAGLDAGVVTPTTRVFDPGFFQLPNVQHKYRNWNRSGDGWVDLDLAIARSNDTYFYDMAHKLGVDRMHDYMTRFGLGQRVSLDMHEETAGLMPSRDWKRARYRQPWYPGETVILGIGQGYMQATPLQLAQATALMATRGKWIRPHLARSIGGELPVDPDPLPDIQLRDPRHWEHAIHGMEQVLHGARGTARKVGDTSVYRIAGKSGTAQVVAIRQGEKYDSAKLAERHRDHALFVAFAPVHDPKIAVAVMVENGESGSGVAAPVAKQVMDAWLLDEEGKLKPEFAPPVTAQGKKP, from the coding sequence ATGCCGCAACCGATTCAGCTCAAGGACCACGAGAAGGACGCCGTACTGGTGCGCCGTCGCGTCGTCGTGGGTCTTGCAGTCGTGTTGCTGCTGATCGGCGTGCTGGTAGCGCGGATGTACTACTTGCAGGTGGTGCAGTTCGAATACCACTCGACGCTATCGGAGAATAATCGCGTCCATGTGCAGCCGATCCCGCCCAACCGCGGGTTGATCTTCGATCGGCAGGGGCGCGTCATCGCCGACAACCGGCCGAGCTTCAGCCTGACGGTTACCCGCGAGCGTGCTGGCGACTGGAGGACCGTGCTCGATGCGGTGGTCGAGGTACTTGAGCTCAGCGAAGAAGAGCGCGGTCTGTTCGAGAAGCGTGTGCTGCAGGGGCGGCGGCCATTCGAGCCGGTGCCGATCATGTACGAACTGTCCGAAGAGCAGATCGCGCGCATCGCGGTGAACCAGTTTCGCCTGCCCGGCGTCGAGGTGGTGGCGCAGCTGGTCCGGCACTACCCGCAGGGCGCGCACTTCGCCCACTCGGTGGGCTACGTCGGGCGGATCAACGAGCAGGAAGTCAAGCAGCTCGACCCGGTCAACTATGCCGGTACGCACCACATCGGCAAGACCGGCATCGAGAAGTTCTACGAGGATGAGCTGCACGGGCAGGTCGGCTACGAGGAAGTCGAGACCAACGCCCGTGGCCGCGTGCTGCGTGTGCTCAAGCGAACCGACCCGATCCCGGGCAAGGACATCACCCTGTCGCTCGACCTCGATCTGCAGGAAGCCGCCGAGGATGCCCTGGGTGGGCGTCGCGGCGCGATCGTCGCGCTGTTGCCGGATACCGGGGAAGTGGTGGCAATGGTCAGCCAGCCAAGCTTCAACCCCAACCTGTTCGTCACCGGTATCAGCTTCAAGGACTACGGCGAGCTGCGTGATTCCATTGATCGGCCGCTGTACAACCGCGTGCTACGTGGGCTGTACCCGCCGGGTTCGACGATCAAGCCGATGATGGCCGTCGCCGGGCTCGACGCAGGCGTGGTCACGCCGACCACCCGGGTTTTCGATCCGGGCTTCTTCCAGCTGCCCAACGTGCAGCACAAATACCGCAACTGGAACCGCAGTGGCGATGGCTGGGTAGATCTGGATCTCGCCATCGCCCGTTCCAATGACACTTACTTCTACGACATGGCCCACAAACTGGGCGTCGATCGCATGCATGACTACATGACCCGCTTCGGCCTGGGGCAGCGTGTCTCGCTGGACATGCACGAGGAAACCGCTGGGCTGATGCCGTCGCGCGACTGGAAACGGGCGCGCTACCGCCAGCCCTGGTACCCCGGCGAAACCGTCATCCTCGGCATCGGTCAGGGCTACATGCAGGCCACGCCGTTGCAGCTGGCCCAAGCCACTGCGCTGATGGCGACGCGCGGCAAATGGATCCGCCCGCACCTGGCGCGCAGCATTGGTGGCGAGCTGCCGGTGGACCCCGATCCGCTGCCGGACATCCAGTTGCGCGACCCGCGCCACTGGGAGCACGCCATCCATGGCATGGAGCAGGTGCTGCATGGCGCCCGCGGCACGGCGCGCAAGGTCGGTGACACGTCGGTCTATCGCATCGCTGGCAAGAGCGGTACTGCGCAGGTGGTCGCCATCCGCCAGGGCGAGAAATACGACAGTGCCAAGCTGGCCGAGCGCCATCGTGACCACGCCCTGTTCGTTGCCTTTGCTCCGGTGCATGACCCGAAGATTGCGGTGGCGGTGATGGTCGAGAACGGTGAGTCCGGTTCCGGCGTCGCCGCGCCAGTGGCCAAGCAGGTCATGGACGCCTGGCTGCTGGATGAGGAGGGCAAGCTCAAGCCCGAGTTCGCTCCACCCGTGACCGCCCAGGGGAAGAAGCCATGA
- the rodA gene encoding rod shape-determining protein RodA, with protein sequence MNGNFDRTLSREDVLRRRASLLQRLHIDGLLLVLLLVLAAGSLFILYSASGKNWDLVIKQATSFGLGLGAMLVIAQLEPRFMARWVPLGYLGVVALLVAVEVVGHTAMGATRWINIPGVIRFQPSEFMKIIMPMTIAWYLSSRSLPPSIKHTAISLAMILIPFVLILKQPDLGTSLLILASGAFVLFIGGLRWRWIISAVAAVVPIAVAMWYFVLRDYQKQRVLTFLDPESDPLGTGWNIIQSKAAIGSGGVFGKGWLAGTQSHLDFLPESHTDFIIAVLAEEFGLVGVCLLLLVYILLITRGLVITVQAQTLFGKLLAGALTMTFFVYVFVNIGMVSGLLPVVGVPLPFISYGGTSLVTLLSGFGVLMSIHTHRKWIAQV encoded by the coding sequence ATGAATGGCAATTTCGACCGTACCCTGTCGCGCGAGGACGTGCTGCGCCGCCGCGCCAGTCTTTTGCAGCGCCTGCATATCGATGGGCTTCTGCTGGTTCTGCTGCTGGTGCTGGCGGCCGGCAGCCTGTTCATTCTCTATTCGGCCAGCGGCAAGAACTGGGACTTGGTCATCAAGCAGGCCACCTCGTTCGGGCTTGGGTTGGGCGCGATGCTGGTCATTGCGCAGCTCGAACCGCGTTTCATGGCGCGCTGGGTGCCGCTGGGGTATCTCGGAGTGGTTGCGTTGCTGGTGGCAGTGGAAGTGGTGGGCCACACGGCGATGGGGGCCACGCGATGGATCAACATTCCCGGGGTGATCCGCTTCCAGCCATCGGAATTCATGAAGATCATCATGCCGATGACCATCGCCTGGTATCTGTCGTCACGCAGCCTGCCGCCGAGCATCAAGCACACCGCGATCAGCCTGGCGATGATCCTGATTCCCTTCGTGCTAATTCTCAAACAGCCGGATCTTGGCACCTCGCTGTTGATTCTCGCCTCCGGCGCGTTCGTGCTGTTCATTGGCGGGCTGCGCTGGCGCTGGATCATCAGTGCGGTGGCGGCTGTGGTGCCCATCGCCGTGGCGATGTGGTACTTCGTATTGCGCGATTACCAGAAACAGCGCGTGCTGACTTTCCTCGATCCAGAGAGCGATCCGCTCGGTACCGGCTGGAATATCATCCAGTCGAAGGCGGCGATCGGCTCGGGCGGGGTGTTTGGCAAAGGCTGGCTGGCTGGCACCCAGTCGCACCTGGATTTTTTGCCGGAAAGCCACACTGACTTTATCATCGCCGTGCTCGCCGAAGAGTTCGGTCTGGTCGGCGTATGTCTGCTCCTGCTGGTGTATATCCTGCTGATCACCCGCGGACTGGTGATCACTGTGCAGGCGCAGACATTGTTCGGAAAACTGCTGGCCGGTGCGTTGACGATGACCTTCTTTGTTTACGTTTTCGTCAATATCGGTATGGTCAGTGGGCTGCTGCCGGTTGTGGGGGTGCCTCTGCCCTTCATAAGCTACGGTGGAACTTCATTGGTGACCCTGTTGTCAGGGTTCGGGGTTTTGATGTCGATCCACACCCATCGCAAGTGGATCGCACAGGTTTGA
- the mltB gene encoding lytic murein transglycosylase B produces MLGGVGLAGAMLGSLPLQAADYTGPNVDEFIAEMTRDYGFAGEQLRDLFKQAERKQAILDAISRPAERVKPWKEYRPIFLTDSRIAQGVDFWRENEAALTRAETEYGVPAEIIVAIIGVETFYGRNTGSHRVIDALSTLGFDYPPRQPFFRQQLKEFLLLTREEQVDPLTLKGSYAGAMGLPQFMPSSFRAYAVDFDGDGRIDIWNNPTDAIGSAASYFKQHGWTAGGPVVARAKVSGKRFEEGLTVGLESQKNAGEMRSLGWQFDKSVADDTAVTAFRLEGAEGDEYWLGLPNFYVITRYNRSVMYAMAVHQLSQLLAEARGEQ; encoded by the coding sequence ATGCTGGGGGGCGTGGGCTTGGCCGGCGCTATGCTGGGAAGTCTGCCGCTGCAGGCCGCGGACTACACCGGCCCGAACGTGGACGAGTTCATCGCGGAAATGACCCGCGATTACGGGTTCGCCGGCGAGCAGCTGCGTGACCTGTTCAAGCAGGCCGAACGTAAGCAGGCGATTCTCGACGCAATTTCGCGACCGGCCGAGCGGGTCAAGCCGTGGAAGGAATACCGACCGATCTTCCTTACCGATTCGCGCATCGCTCAAGGCGTAGATTTCTGGCGCGAGAACGAAGCGGCCCTGACTCGCGCGGAAACCGAATACGGCGTGCCGGCCGAGATCATCGTGGCGATCATCGGTGTCGAGACTTTTTATGGTCGCAACACGGGTAGCCATCGAGTGATCGATGCGCTGTCCACTCTGGGCTTCGACTATCCGCCGCGGCAGCCTTTCTTCCGCCAGCAGCTCAAGGAATTCCTGCTGCTGACCCGTGAGGAGCAGGTCGACCCGCTGACCCTGAAGGGCTCCTACGCCGGGGCCATGGGGCTGCCGCAATTCATGCCGAGCAGCTTCCGTGCCTATGCCGTCGACTTCGATGGCGACGGCCGCATCGATATCTGGAACAACCCCACCGATGCCATTGGCAGTGCGGCCAGCTACTTCAAGCAGCATGGCTGGACAGCCGGCGGGCCCGTCGTGGCTCGTGCGAAAGTGTCCGGCAAGCGCTTCGAGGAAGGTCTGACCGTCGGCCTGGAGTCGCAGAAGAACGCCGGCGAGATGCGCAGCCTGGGTTGGCAGTTCGACAAGTCCGTGGCTGATGACACGGCGGTGACTGCATTCCGTCTGGAAGGTGCTGAGGGCGACGAATACTGGCTGGGCCTGCCGAATTTCTACGTCATCACCCGCTATAACCGCAGCGTCATGTATGCCATGGCCGTGCATCAGCTGTCCCAGCTGCTGGCCGAAGCGCGAGGCGAACAATGA
- a CDS encoding septal ring lytic transglycosylase RlpA family protein codes for MSAIWTRLVVLGVTGLLLASCSSTPAPSSTQSKPAGSSGPGDYARPHKDGAPWWDVDVSQIQDAVPMPHYGPYKANPYTVLGKTYFPISDGRRYSATGTASWYGTKFHGQPTANGEKYDLYGMSAAHKTLPLPTYVKVTNLDNGRTVTLRVNDRGPFYSDRIIDLSFAAAKKLGFAESGTARVKVEGIDPEQWWAQQGRPVPSMMAQPQMAAAKPASSIAQPIEQYTPPPQQHAAATVPLEIDAKKNASPAASGLFLQVGAFANPDAAQLLKDKLSGVVSAPVFISSVVHNQQTLHRVRLGPIDTPDEAMQLEQSVRLANLGQPRRVAAD; via the coding sequence ATGAGTGCTATCTGGACAAGGCTTGTAGTGCTGGGCGTGACTGGCTTACTGCTGGCGAGTTGTTCGTCGACACCGGCGCCCAGTAGCACGCAGAGCAAGCCGGCCGGCAGCAGCGGCCCTGGCGACTATGCCCGGCCTCACAAGGACGGCGCACCCTGGTGGGACGTAGACGTTTCGCAGATCCAGGACGCGGTGCCGATGCCGCATTACGGTCCATACAAGGCCAATCCATACACCGTGCTGGGCAAGACGTATTTCCCGATCAGTGACGGGCGGCGTTATTCGGCTACCGGGACCGCCTCCTGGTACGGCACCAAGTTTCACGGGCAGCCCACCGCCAATGGCGAGAAGTACGACCTCTACGGCATGAGCGCCGCGCACAAGACCCTGCCATTGCCCACCTACGTCAAGGTCACCAATCTGGATAACGGGCGTACGGTGACGTTGCGCGTCAACGACCGCGGTCCGTTCTACTCCGATCGCATCATCGATCTATCTTTCGCGGCGGCGAAGAAACTCGGCTTTGCCGAAAGCGGCACGGCGCGGGTCAAGGTCGAAGGGATTGATCCGGAGCAGTGGTGGGCGCAGCAGGGACGTCCGGTTCCGAGCATGATGGCGCAGCCGCAGATGGCCGCCGCCAAACCCGCCAGCAGCATTGCCCAGCCGATCGAGCAGTACACACCACCGCCTCAGCAGCACGCTGCGGCCACTGTGCCGCTTGAAATCGATGCAAAAAAAAACGCTTCGCCCGCAGCCTCTGGCCTGTTTCTCCAAGTTGGCGCCTTCGCCAATCCGGATGCAGCTCAGTTGTTGAAGGACAAACTGAGCGGCGTGGTGTCTGCTCCGGTGTTCATCAGCTCGGTGGTACACAACCAGCAGACCCTGCATCGGGTACGGCTGGGACCCATCGACACGCCGGATGAGGCCATGCAGCTCGAGCAGAGCGTTCGCCTGGCCAATCTTGGTCAGCCGCGGCGCGTCGCTGCCGACTGA
- a CDS encoding D-alanyl-D-alanine carboxypeptidase family protein — translation MNITSLVQRFIVLTLLTVAPTVWAAQILPSAPQLAAKSYLLMDAASGEVLVEHNGDERLPPASLTKLMTAYIATLEIQKGQISDNDMVTVSEKAWRTGGSRMFIQVNTQVSVDDLLHGIIIQSGNDASVAMAEHIAGSEEAFADLMNSAAQRLGMTNTHFMNATGLPDPDHYSSAGDMAKLARAIIYEDPAHYAIYAQKEFFWNNIKQPNRNLLLWRDKTVDGLKTGHTEEAGYCLVASAVRDNMRLISVVFGTDSEQARAAETQKLLTYGFRFFETRTFYQKGTELAQAQVWKGQQDKLKAGLAQDLTMTLPRGQVEKLQAVMSFNGTLIAPIQQGDVIGKVEVKLDDKVVRSTDLVALETIEEGGLFRRFWDSIRLFFYSLFN, via the coding sequence ATGAACATCACCAGCCTCGTGCAACGCTTCATAGTCCTGACTCTGCTGACGGTCGCCCCGACCGTCTGGGCGGCCCAGATCCTGCCGTCGGCGCCTCAGCTGGCCGCCAAGTCCTACCTGCTGATGGACGCGGCCAGCGGCGAGGTATTGGTCGAGCACAATGGCGACGAGCGTCTGCCACCCGCCAGCCTGACCAAGTTGATGACTGCCTATATCGCCACCCTGGAAATCCAGAAGGGCCAGATCAGCGACAACGACATGGTCACCGTGAGTGAAAAGGCCTGGCGTACCGGCGGCTCGCGTATGTTCATCCAGGTCAACACGCAGGTTTCGGTGGACGATCTGCTGCATGGCATCATCATTCAGTCGGGCAACGACGCCAGCGTGGCCATGGCCGAGCACATCGCCGGCAGCGAAGAAGCCTTTGCCGATCTTATGAACAGCGCCGCCCAGCGTCTGGGCATGACCAATACCCATTTCATGAATGCCACCGGCCTGCCGGACCCGGATCACTACTCCTCGGCTGGCGATATGGCCAAGCTGGCGCGGGCGATCATCTATGAAGATCCAGCGCACTACGCCATCTATGCGCAGAAAGAGTTCTTCTGGAACAACATCAAACAGCCGAACCGCAACCTGCTGTTGTGGCGCGACAAGACCGTCGATGGCCTGAAAACCGGCCATACCGAAGAAGCCGGCTACTGCCTGGTGGCGTCTGCCGTGCGCGACAACATGCGCCTGATCTCGGTGGTGTTCGGCACCGACAGCGAGCAGGCCCGTGCAGCAGAGACGCAGAAACTGCTGACTTATGGCTTCCGCTTCTTCGAAACCCGCACCTTCTACCAGAAAGGTACTGAGCTGGCCCAGGCGCAGGTCTGGAAAGGCCAGCAGGACAAGCTCAAGGCCGGCTTGGCACAGGATCTGACCATGACCCTGCCGCGTGGCCAGGTAGAAAAACTGCAGGCTGTGATGAGCTTCAACGGCACGCTCATCGCGCCGATCCAGCAGGGCGACGTGATCGGCAAGGTCGAGGTCAAGCTGGACGACAAGGTGGTGCGCAGCACCGACCTGGTAGCGCTGGAGACCATCGAAGAGGGTGGGCTGTTCCGTCGCTTTTGGGATAGCATTCGCCTCTTCTTCTACAGCTTGTTCAACTGA
- a CDS encoding DUF493 domain-containing protein, giving the protein MTDNQDVAAPKIDFPCERYPIKVIGDAGEGFREVVIEVIQRHAPDFDETTVVTRDSRSGRFLSLQVLITATGVEQLQAIHVDLRATGRVHMVL; this is encoded by the coding sequence ATGACCGATAACCAAGATGTTGCTGCACCCAAGATCGATTTCCCTTGCGAGCGCTACCCGATCAAGGTGATCGGCGACGCCGGCGAAGGGTTCCGGGAGGTCGTGATCGAGGTCATCCAGCGCCACGCGCCGGATTTCGACGAGACCACCGTGGTTACCCGTGACAGTCGCAGCGGGCGCTTTCTTTCGCTGCAGGTACTGATCACCGCCACTGGCGTGGAACAGCTGCAGGCCATCCATGTCGACCTGCGGGCCACCGGCCGTGTTCACATGGTGCTGTGA
- the lipB gene encoding lipoyl(octanoyl) transferase LipB: protein MTHEVGVRELGLIEYRSAWQAMQQFTNTRDADSDDEIWLLQHPPVFTQGQAGKAEHLLFPGDIPVVQVDRGGQVTYHGPGQLVGYLLLDVRRLGIGVRELVSRIERSLIDLLAEYGVEATAKPDAPGVYVNGAKIASLGLRIRNGRSFHGLALNVDMDLEPFRRINPCGYAGLPMTQMRDLIGPIDICQVADRLREQLVRQLGYAQQKTLAGGIEAYE, encoded by the coding sequence ATGACCCACGAAGTGGGTGTGCGTGAGCTCGGCCTGATCGAATACCGGTCTGCCTGGCAGGCCATGCAGCAGTTCACCAATACACGCGATGCGGACAGCGACGACGAGATCTGGCTGTTGCAGCATCCGCCGGTGTTCACGCAGGGGCAGGCCGGAAAGGCCGAACACCTGCTGTTCCCGGGCGATATTCCGGTGGTGCAGGTGGATCGCGGTGGCCAAGTGACCTATCACGGCCCCGGCCAGCTGGTTGGCTATCTGTTGCTCGATGTCCGTCGCCTCGGAATCGGCGTGCGCGAACTGGTAAGTCGCATCGAGCGCAGCCTGATCGATCTGCTTGCCGAGTATGGCGTCGAGGCGACAGCCAAACCGGATGCTCCTGGTGTTTACGTCAATGGCGCGAAGATCGCGTCGCTGGGCCTGCGCATTCGCAACGGCCGGTCCTTCCACGGCCTGGCGCTGAACGTGGATATGGATCTCGAACCTTTCCGGCGCATCAATCCCTGCGGTTATGCAGGGCTGCCCATGACCCAGATGCGTGACTTGATCGGACCGATCGACATCTGCCAAGTGGCCGATAGACTGCGCGAGCAATTGGTCCGGCAGCTCGGATACGCGCAACAGAAGACCCTCGCGGGCGGAATCGAAGCATATGAGTAG